In one Sesamum indicum cultivar Zhongzhi No. 13 linkage group LG12, S_indicum_v1.0, whole genome shotgun sequence genomic region, the following are encoded:
- the LOC105175492 gene encoding uncharacterized protein LOC105175492: MQTLIYRKPIFRFPPHLLSSNCSFSQTHKSRDDFFRIHPKKCGYGLKTLRLYSAASPQSLGYGGWDDFQLIGDSVHSGQSNQFDNFLNSLGIGDKKYVFVYLFGFVCALAVSRVKVSSIVVFPACAIVFALGFSVGLVKGGHLKELRLNGSRKKFIDDSCRGSIENFRYLGDNLKGYNAKVLKIRNGIRRSIECNQVTVSDLESYVDVMESADIFSRNAIDFVESCIQSVLGGKQEKEGGSIHESGRRRKKSGEIGLNVSQYFGGLFGGKFDGSQSAKTRDSGKMEMMDVQVNDNKLENILINPLKQRNLTSAPDGNLENKSASMLEIPFDSTSRARNRAEDFVDGAGMGNLAFDNEIRNVVEENDTAETVSDRTIYSYRNRTSRFIDNHRVYLKDYQDESETSQNNTYNSVDVSISMNHIKTAASFGRQQKRETLNRNYLHLENTEEDQRESQRYSYKKGTFSQRKRHPFANQESTDEQISDSSASSILGDDLEFNRYVAEANNLLKEAKGCLLQQVDDGRAEHALHKSAILLSKAIDMRPMSLLAVGQLGNTYLLHGELKLRMSRELRSLLARSNPLLDDEWGKSLNRSDDQFANKDKLTAALVNACEECEELLIKAGRKYKLALSIDGNDMRALYNWGLALSFRAQLIADIGPSAARDADKVFLAAIDKFDAMMSKSNVYAPDALFRWGATLQHRSRLRPRHSREKIKLLQQARQLYEDALHMDSGNPQLQDALSSCISELEYWYI; encoded by the exons ATGCAAACCCTAATTTACAGGAAACCCATTTTCCGATTTCCTCCCCACCTCCTCTCTTCTAATTGTTCCTTCTCACAAACACATAAAAGCCGTGATGATTTCTTCAGAATCCACCCTAAAAAGTGTGGTTATGGTTTAAAGACTCTAAGATTATACTCTGCCGCATCTCCTCAATCACTGGGTTATGGTGGCTGGGATGATTTTCAACTCATCGGTGACTCAGTCCATTCTGGTCAGTCAAATcagtttgataattttctgaATTCTCTTGGAATTGGTGATAAGAAGTATGTATTTGTGTAtctgtttggatttgtttgcGCTTTGGCAGTTTCTCGAGTTAAGGTTTCCTCGATTGTTGTATTTCCAGCTTGTGCTATTGTATTTGCTCTTGGATTTTCGGTTGGGTTGGTCAAAGGGGGCCACTTGAAAGAATTGAGATTAAATGGGAGTAGAAAAAAGTTCATAGACGACAGTTGTAGAGGTTCCATTGAGAACTTCAGGTATTTGGGGGATAATTTGAAGGGGTACAATGCCAAGGTTCTTAAAATAAGGAATGGTATTAGGAGAAGCATTGAGTGCAATCAAGTTACCGTGAGTGATCTAGAAAGCTATGTTGATGTTATGGAATCTGCCGATATATTTTCCCGAAATGCTATAGATTTTGTAGAAAGTTGTATACAGAGTGTATTAGGTGGTAAACAAGAAAAGGAGGGAGGTTCGATTCATGAGTCTGGAAGGCGAAGAAAGAAATCGGGTGAAATTGGGTTGAATGTCTCTCAATATTTTGGTGGTCTGTTTGGAGGGAAGTTTGATGGTTCACAATCTGCTAAAACGAGAGACTCTGGTAAGATGGAAATGATGGATGTACAGGTAAATGATAATAAACTAGAAAACATCTTAATTAATCCCCTTAAACAAAGAAATCTGACATCTGCACCGGATGGCAATTTGGAAAATAAGAGTGCAAGTATGTTGGAAATTCCTTTTGATAGCACTTCCAGAGCTCGAAATAGAGCTGAAGATTTTGTTGATGGGGCTGGAATGGGAAACTTAGCTTTTGATAATGAGATAAGGAATGTAGTTGAGGAAAATGATACTGCTGAAACAGTTTCTGATCGGACAATCTATAGTTACCGGAATAGGACATCAAGATTCATCGACAACCACCGAGTATATTTGAAAGATTATCAGGATGAAAGTGAAACATCTCAGAACAACACGTACAATTCTGTGGATGTTAGCATCAGTATGAATCATATAAAGACTGCAGCCTCTTTTGGTCGACAGCAGAAACGTGAAACCCTGAACAGAAATTATTTGCACCTTGAGAACACAGAAGAGGACCAAAGAGAGTCTCAGAGatattcttataaaaaagGGACGTTCAGTCAAAGAAAGAGACATCCTTTTGCTAATCAAGAGTCCACAGATGAGCAAATATCTGATTCTTCTGCGTCTTCAATACTTGGTGATGATTTGGAGTTCAATAGGTATGTTGCAGAAGCTAATAATCTTTTGAAAGAAGCAAAGGGCTGTTTGTTACAGCAAGTTGATGATGGTCGTGCAGAGCATGCACTACATAAATCTGCAATATTACTCTCGAAAGCAATAGACATGAGGCCTATGAGTTTATTGGCCGTGGGCCAGTTGGGAAACACGTATCTTCTTCACGGAGAACTAAAACTGAGAATGAGTCGAGAATTGAGATCACTACTAGCAAGATCAAATCCATTGTTGGATGACGAGTGGGGGAAATCACTCAATAGGTCTGATGATCAGTTTGCTAATAAAGACAAGCTTACAGCAGCCCTTGTGAATGCTTGTGAAGAATGTGAAGAGCTGCTCATTAAGGCAGGAAGAAAGTACAAACTGGCCTTGTCAATTGATGGGAATGATATGAGAGCCTTGTATAATTGGGGCCTTGCCCTTTCTTTTCGTGCACAGTTGATAGCAGATATCGGACCT AGTGCTGCTCGTGATGCCGATAAGGTTTTCTTGGCTGCCATAGACAAATTTGATGCCATGATGTCAAAGAGCAACGTTTATGCACCTGATG CTCTTTTCAGATGGGGTGCAACATTGCAGCACAGATCTCGACTAAGACCAAGGCATAGCAGAGAGAAGATCAAGTTATTGCAGCAAGCCAGACAATTATACGAAGACGCACTTCACATGGACTCGGGAAATCCACAGCTTCAAGACGCCTTGTCTTCCTGTATATCTGAGTTGGAATATTGGTACATTTAG